The segment attgcatcatattggccccgccccagtgatgtaatgcttgtttggggtctttttatcactgtaaaaagacccaaaacagacaTTACGtctcgggggcggggccaaaacgaTGCAATTTGTGAAGCCCCGCCCATACACCCCTTGtgccctccaggaactcccggatccggccaacataaggttggcaattATGGGATACGTACTtccactgctggtcgtgagtttgtacacacttccacatttgcccaacatcgttgatcatgatttttaggaagtttataaaaccaaatcaacatatgtgatgtgttttggtacgataaaacatgatcatgggagcatacacactcttgcaatatctgaccaaatatCCTACGTGAAtagtgtgatctgcacgataattgcataggtgtgtacccagctttattctaTTAATCTAAGTGTAGCAGGAGTCtgcatactattattattattatcgtttatttgttaggcgccacaaggtatccacagcgcCGTACGTGGTACAaatagtagactatacagggtaaaacaatacagaacaataaacacaaagtaccagaacttcagaaactccaggcaggcagatactgtaaagacggagcggaagagcaggtatggagacaagagggaagatgAGCCCTGcttatacgagcttacatcctaaagtagggtaaacaaaatcaggcacagaagggagccagtgaagcaacggggagagtaaaaaggagccagtgagaaccagaagaggtgagaggttaagtggatggttggtaggtcttaaggaacaggtgagttttaagtgcccgcttgaaggagcacagattgggtgagagacgaatggagcgagggaggtcgttccagtgaaggggggcagctcgggagaagacttgtattctagagtgggaagaggtaatcagagtggaggagaggcggcgatcattggctgagcgcagggagcgggcgggagtgtgaatggagaggaggttagatatataaggggcagtagactgggagagagccttgtaagtggtggtgaggagtttgaaaaggattctgtaggggaaggggagccagtgtaaggcaagacagagagggtaggcagaggaggagcggaggaagatgagtctcgcagccgcattaagtatagagcggaggggggcgaggtgggagcgggggaggccagtaaggaggaggttgcagtagtcgaggcgggagatgatgagagcatggatgacagttttggtggcatcttgagagaggaaaggacggatgcgggcaatgttacggagttgtaagcgacaggcttgggcaagggattgaatgtggggggcaaaagagagagaggagtcaagagtgactactagacagcggagttgggtgacagaggagatagtggagttgttaacaattatagagaggtcatggtgggaagggagtctgggtgggggaaagacaatgagttcagttttggagatgttaattttaagaaagcgtgaagacatccaggaggagatggctgagaggcagtcagttacacgagagaggagggaggaggaaagatcagaagaagagatgtagagttgaatatcgtcagcatataggtgatactgaagaccgaacgaagagatgagagctccaagggagaaagtatagagcgaaaagagtaaagggccaagaacagagcccgagggactccaacagggagaggggagggggtggaggaagaaccagacgtggatacagagaaggagtggttagcaaggtatgaggtgaaccaggcatgaacagagccagagaggccgagagagagaagagtatgcagcaggagggggtggtccacggtgtcgaaggccgcggagaggtcaaggaggatgagtatggagtagtgacccttggatttggctgataggagatcattagtaactttagccagggctgtttcggtggagtggagggggcggtagccggattggagagggtcaaggagggagttgtcagagaggtgtctggtgaggcggctgcagacaatccgctcaagtaatttggaggcataagggagaagagagatagggctgtagttagcaagagaggtggggtcaagattgggtttcttgaggataggggagataagagcgtgtttgaatgaggatgggacaacgcctgaggagagtgataggttgaagaggtgagcgaggtaagagcaggcagtcggagagagagagcgaaggaggtgggaggggatgggatcaagaggacaggtagagggtggagaggaaagaataagggagcgaacttcttcacctgaagtggggatgaaggatgaccacagctggttaatggcgggaggtgacgtggtgaggggggcgggagagcagtgggaggaggagatgttccgtctgatggcttcaattttggaagagaaaaaggaggcaaagtcagaagcagagagagagggtggaacagtgggaggggggggggagaggagtgagttgaatgtggcaaagaggcggcggggattagaggactgagaagagataagggactcAATGGAAATACTAGATTTCCATTGAGAAAACCTGTGCCCTGAGAAAGTGGGACACATTGACGTTGGAATGGCCCTTTTTACCTGGACATACTGCTCTACTCCCCTACATTTTTCACTGGTTTCATAACTGAATTCACTTGgcataaatcatttatttactaaatctatatattcatcatcatcatcatcatcatttatttatatagcaccagcaaatttcatagtgctttacagttgtgaacaaacacaataataaaacaatactgtgtagtACAGACAGATAGAGATGTAACATGaccctgctagcaagcttacaacTTCGGACCATGGAAGTTTGATacaaggttaagtgctacattctgcatattggtccagccagattacaaAAGTAAAAAGGGCTTAACGGGCTATATAATCCAACCACACAGCAATGTCAGTCAAAGGCTTTATTTTAGGTATACAATATAGACCAGGTTACAACACTGGTGAAATTAGtgtaaaagcaaaaaaagtagAGGATTGTCTCCTTGGAGAAATTGGGTCATTCTGGCAGAAGGGTGGTGTTACTATTAGTGCCAAAACCCAAACAAATGTAGGATACTATGCACTGTTCATCCTTTAACTATACCTACCAACTTTTAATGACTTCCCTCTGGAAGATACGGATAGAAGGTATGAAAAGAGGAGGTGTGTGCGACTCGATAACATCATTCGTATTATCAAGCCGACATTGCAAGACGTATGATGACGATAATTACGTTTTTACCACCTGACTCTGAAGTGAGGAGCGGTAGATGGCACAATTCGAGTCATCGTTAGGTCATGTCCCCACCCATCTTACAGGCAAGTAAGGGCTTTTGTGGGAGAAATGCCTACACTCGAAGACTGGGAATTCTCCCTCTAATTCAAGACTCTCTTTAGACACCCGGTAGagtatttataataattattaaaaacgtatttaacaaatattttacaggGACACTTAACGAGTGCATCTACACAAGTAACATGCAATAATGTTTCAGCCGACCATACGGCATGACAATcaccatcatgtcatgtttatgGAATGTGATAATAGACCCTGCTCTTCCATAAGTAATAACATCTAAAGCCTAGAGAATAAGATGATTGTAAGAATAAGATCCCTCCAACATGCAGGAAAATAGGAATTATATTAAGCAGGATgtcaatactgaaaaaaaaaaaacatttccggGGCAAGAATTTCATCTGACAAATCTTTAAATTCAGGAAACTGGGAACATTTAGGAGCTTATTTATTAAACCTAATTTTCCTGTCAATTTCCCGAAAACAGCCTTGGGGGAATAGACGCCAGTATTTGTCTAATCTACCAACAGtgtatcgcagcagatatcatagatatctgcacttttttttcgtaatacatagcagtccccatagatgtctatggggactatgtaccgcaatttaaaaatgaatgaaaatccttttacacatacggtaacgtacgccagctcaggctgacgtacattaccgtttctgctattttCAGCACtgttccgaagagcagagctttacagcgcatgtgtggagggatcacatgatccctccctgtcacacagcgcatgtgtggagggatcacatgatccctccgtcACACTCCGCTCTCTGCAGCAGGGAAGTGCAGAGACGTTTTCAGACGGAGCATGCGCAGAAGGCTTCTGTGGACAGCACAgcagcttcgggaacgaagaggcagtgaaaaCTTAAGTTTTTAACTACACAGGTACAGCTGTTTTTCGGAACGTCTGTccctgtggagattttttttaataaatatgagaaatagttcaatccttatccatgcgataaggatcgaaaaatatttttcattttatgcggctGTTGATCAATGTGTCCCTTAGAAACTATACCTGGCCACATATTGCTTGTTTTCTGACAATATAACTTTATATGAGTGTATACTAATACAATTGTAGTATATGCACAAAATGTGCTGTACTCACTAACCAAACTTTTGCTTTCACTTTCTATACTGAACTAGAAATGTCACTTTCAATGTAATTAACTGGATTGTGGACGGTGTAAATAATAAACACCTTAAATGTCATTACTCTTAAATATCAACTCATTCAGTGATCTGCCTAGAGGgcttcagttttaaaatatgatttGTGCAGGACAGTGCTGCTATACAACCTAAAAAGCATCTGATTTCCCTGTAAAGCATTTCCATGGACCCAGTGATTAGCTCATCGGGTATATCTATATCTTCCCCCTCCATGGGCCCCGTTGTCATGGTGATAAGAGAGGAGCGCCATAAGCCTGTAACGCTCATGCACGATGTAGTCACGTGACCTATGTATAACATACGGGTATATTATATCTGTGTATCGAGTACCAACACCAAATGACAGGTTAAAAGCTCTATGCTCTGCAGTACAACCGCACTTGATAGAGACTGAAAAGAGCATCTGCCCACTATAATATAGTGTAGCTCTGCAGAGCATATCTATCATATGTGTGCGGAACATCCTGCGGCTCTGGTATACAGCACACCGTGCAGAGCTTAGTGTTCCTACAGCTTTCAGTGCATGACACACTCCACACCAGACATGTTTATTAACCATTCTCTCCTCACACAAGAAGCCTCCATGGGAAGAAGTTCCCCGGCCCCTGGGGAGTCGGCTCTTCTCCTCCCGTGTACCGTGCGGCGCTATAAGGGGGtgaacacacccccccccccccgtcccgtGCGGCGCGGGCTGAGGTCACGCCCCTTCAGTGACAGAATTTCCACGGAATTCTCAGTCCTGTGCGGCGCTGTAATAAAACACCCGCCCAGTGACGtcattcccccctccccgtcctgTGCGGCGCTGGCTGGTAGGTGACACTGCCCTTTCCGTGGCGTCATGCAGAAGCCCCGCCTTCCTGTGCGGTGCTGAACGGCGTGCATCTCGGGCCCTCCGTGTCTCCGACGTGGACGCTCGGACTGAAGGGCCAGCTAGATGGCTGAGAGGGCGAAGAAAAAGCCAGCGGCGGAAGATATGCAACCTGCGAATCTGAAGGAAGAAGAGCCGGAAGTGACGCTAGGGCCCCACACGGGCCCAGCCCGAGATTCATCATCGAGGAGCGGCAAGCAAGAGCAGGATAGTCCGATGATGCTATTTAAGGAGGAGGCCGCAGGGGGTGAGTGGCGGAGCCTTATAGGAATGGGTGACACATTGTGGTAGAGAGCGGTAACTACAAGGCAGTGGTACTGGCGGCACCTGCTGGCTATGGGAGATATTGCAGAGTGGATTATGACTCGCGACGAGCACAGTGCAGACTGGCTGTAGCTGGTGGTTACAGAGGAAGTCTCTAGCTTCGTTTATTCCGTGCTTAGGCAACCTGTACCTCTCCAGTTGTAGAACTACTAGTCTCAGCACTCACTGTCTGACAGAGCATGATGCGACTTGTAGTTTGATTACATGTGGCTTAGTCACATATTACTTTCGCTTTTACAATTAGTTTTTTTTGTCTagttaatataaaacaaatgtttaacaATGTAAATAGCACAATTATGAGTCCTGGCTGTGTACTTTTATACAATGAATCTTACATTGTATTGTAGAATAAAAGCTGTGTTATCTGTGCATGACTTGCTAGACTAGGTTCTTTCAGAACATTTTGTAATCCACATTCTTTTAACACATGGATTGAACATTATATCCCAGAGTGGGATCCTTATCAGGAtcaggaaaatgtatatattcgTTTAGAGGAATTCCACAAGGTTTGGAACACATTGAATCAGAGTTGATCATTCAGATAGGGGATCAtacctgaattttttttagtATCCCACAAATATAACTATATTcatgtttgctttatttttctatacATTTACATACTTCATTCTGCGCAGAGAAACTTCTCTCCCATTGTCTGCAAATAGAGAGCTGCTTTGTGAGCCCAACAAATCATAAGAATACAGGCTATCCTTTTACTAGGATGTCATGACAAGTGTCTcaagactcatcatcatcaccatttatttatatagcgccactgaatccgcatcgctgtacagagaactcattcacatcagtccctgccacattggagcttacagtctaaattctctaacacacacagacagagagagactagggttaattttttgatagcagccaattaacctactagtatgtttttggagtgtgggaggaaactggagcacccggaggaaacccacgcaagcacggggagaacatacaaactccacacagataagtccatggtcgggaattgaactcatgacctcagcgctgtgaggcagaagtgctaaccacttaggcaCCGTGCTGCCTCATTAGTTCATATTGAATACATAAGATATGTTCTCAGGAGTATTGGtgtagctcacaaaatggctggcTAGATGCAAATGGATGGTGACTAGGTACTGTAACATACTTGCTTGACGGAAGTGAAATACAAATAACAGCCAAGAAATTAACATCGGTGCTCAAATTATTATGGAAAATTGTAGACAATTTACTTAATTTTaaccaaacaagcattacattttgaacaaagTATTTCTGACATGAGAATAAATTCTGTTCATGAAAAAGTTCATTAAAAAGTGCTGTACTAATTATTCTAATTATACTAATAATTACtaattaaaggataataataataataataatattccttttTAAAATCAGTAATATTTCAGTATTGTTGGAATTAATGGAATGAGCATTATTTGAATGTGAGCAAAACCCAGGGGCAGGTAGGGGCATCTGATCCTTGGaccggttccatagtgggctatcatgggtcactggaccacctgcattagtcttactttaaaatgttcctaataggctgctgagttgagtcttgccccccggggctaacatttgccagccctccccttgcACTATTCACTCTGGATGGTGCAGTTCTTTTGATTGTATTATATCTGACACAGAAACTGAAATTGAATAAGTTATTGTTCCTTCTGTAGCTTTGTGGAGAGATTATCTACTGTTTGTCTCTGCAAGTGTAACCAGTTACTTTGTTACTTCCAGATACCAGCTCAATAAATGCCATGTATCCAGAGCCTTTGGATTCGTATCCTGGTGAACTTTTCCCAATTTCTTCTTCCTTTACTTGGAGTTCGCCGGATAGTAGTGGAGAAAGCAGAATCCACGCGGGAGGAATAGTACAAGAGACCTGTGAGGAGCGTGCTTCCCGTCCGGGTAATAGTCGTATTCCTGGAAAAGACCATCGACGTTACTACCACAATCACTGGAGACTTGAGTATTTGATGGACTTCAATGCTCACTCTCACAGCATGATCTGTATGGTATGTGGCAGTTCTTTGGCCACTTTAAAGCTCAGCACCATCAAACGCCACATTCGTCAGAAACACCCCTATTCTCTCAATTGGACTCCCTGCGAAAAGGAGGTCATTATTGGTAGCTGGGATGCGCACCTATGTTTTGATGCTCAGACACTTACAGGAAGTGAAGAGCAGGGGGCAGGTAATTCTAGAACAAGCCCTTGGTTCCTTGGTTTCTGTTATTAATGTCCAACTACAGCATCGAGCTTCAGAATTTTTAGGATTGTCTCTGTGTTATGCTCTGTCTTATATTTCTTGTGTTGACACTTTCTCCTTGCTGTTTTTTATTTGCTGTtctgttttctattttctattcTATTAAGTTTTTATCTTAGTGTTTGCCTCTCTTTTTACAGATGGTATAAAAGCCAGAACTGGTCCCAAAAAGAAAAGACGTCGACTCCCTCCAGTAGCCAAAGGAACATGGCGTCATGTGTTTGGTCCTGAGCGTCCACAGCCTTCACCTCCTGACAAAAGTCAACTGGAACAGTACATGAACGAGTCTATTCAGCAGTGGTTCAGATTAGAATTTTTGATGGATTACGATTGTCAAGGTAACAAGCTCCACTGCATGATGTGTACAACTGCCATACCAAGTCTCAGTCTAACTGACATCAAGCATCATATCTTGGACACCCATCCCACGTCTCTTCAATTCAGCCCTACTCAGAAAAGTGTTATACTAGAAGCCTGGGTAAATCGTAAGGACACCTCAGTGGATGAATTGGAGATGGACGAAGAAATGGATGATGACGAGGAGGAGGAAGacgaggaagaggcagaagaggaTCTGGTGAAAAAAGATTTTACAGAAGATGGTCAAGTAGAGAGTGCACTGACAAAAAAAAGATTGGAAAAGATTGTATTGAAGGGGACAACTAAAGGAGAGTTCAGAGAGAATGATGAAGACGTTCAGCTTATCGAGGAAGAAAATCTCAAACTTGGCAAGGCAGAAATGGTGGAGGAACAAAAACTAGATCCCAGAGAGGTGCAGCTGGTGGAGGGAGAGGAACAGACAGCTGGAGAGGTGCAGCTGATGGAGGTAGAGGGAGAAAAATCTGGAAAGGAGCAGCTGCTGGGCGAGAAAGCAATGAAGGCTAAAGAGGAGCaattgttggaggaagagaaacgGAAAGCTAGAGAGTTAGAGCTGCTGGAGGAGCAAAAGAAAGCTAGGGAGGCCCAGCTGTTGGAGGAGCAACAGAAAGCTAGGGAGGCCCAGCTGTTGGAGGAGCAACAGAAAGCTAGGGAGGCCCAGCTGTTGGAGGAGCAACAGATAGCTAGGGAGGCACAGCTACTGGAGGAGCAACAGAAAGCTAGGGAGGCACAGCTACTGGAGGAACAACGGAAAGCTAGAGAGGCGCAACTTTTGGAGGAGCAACGGAAAGCTAGAGAGGCGCAACTTTTGGAGGAGCAACAAAAAGCTAGGGAGGTGCAACTTTTGGAAGAGCAACGGAAAGCTAGGGAGGTGCAACTTTTGGAAGAGCAACAGAAAACTAGGGAAGCGCAACTTTTGGAAGAGCAACAGAAAACTAGGGAAGCGCAACTTTTGGAAGAGCAACAGAAAGCTAGGGAGGCTGCTCTGCTGGAGGAGGAGCAACGGAAAGTCAAAGAGGTGCAGCTTctggaggaagagaagaagaaagcCAGAGAAGTACAGCTGGTGGAGGAAGAGAAAATGAAAGCTAGGGAGGCAAAACTCCTGGAGGAAACGAATGTGAGGGAGGCTAATAGACTGGATCAAGAGGAGCAAAAAGCGAAAGAGATCCAAAGGTTATCAATGAACCAACAGAATGTGGAAGGAGAACGGATTGTAAAGATAGAGGATGAGCAGAATGTTGAACTGATCAAGAGTTCTAAAGAAGACACGCAGCCTACAGTGAAGATAATAATTGTGAAGAAGCAGAGGGAGATGGAGGGACAGACTTGGCAGAAACTGCATGAAGAGGGGAAACCACAGTCTGTTGAGCCAGAAAAGCAAATAATACAGGTGCAGCGAGTTCAGCAAGCACCAACAGTGCTGGGACTTGGACTTCCTGTGTTAAAAGGTGAGTGtctcaaaaaaaaaatgtttttaaaaatacagtgCTCAAAGGAAGGTGGAACGAAGCCTAAGTTCATATTATGGACAAAAAACCTGTAGTTTATTCTCTGCATAACGAAAATGCTGAACAGTCCAATACAAAATGTAGGTTaacatatacattaaataaatttgAAGAAGCACATATTTTACTAATTTTAAAAGataactgtctttttttcttttattttaattttcagtaGAAACTCGAAGACCGATCATTATAACACGGGTCTCTGTCATCCCAGAGCATACGCTCCTCCAGACATCAAAACCTTCCACTTCTGTTGCTGACGTTTCAAAAACCTGGCGGGTTATTGCTCCCAAGGTCAACCTAGTAGAAcctaaaacacaaaaaacaccCTCTGCAAGCACTGAATCTTCCCAGTGGCCTGCTGGGGTCGATCCTATGATATGGGAGGTGAGTCTGTGGCGTGGTAACAGCAGTTATTCCAGTAATCGTAGCCAATACAACTCTTACCAAATGCGTTGGCGCTCAGACTACCTTATGGACTTCAATGGATTGCGTGGCAGTGTGGTCTGCATGTACTGCTGCTCCACTCTAACGGTTCTAAAAGAGAGCAGCCTCAAAAGACACATCATACAAAAGCACCCACATACAGGAAACTTCACCAGCGAGGAGAAGGCAGCCGTCATCCTTGATTGGGAGACAAAGTTGTCTGAAATAAAGAAGATAGCAGCAAAGCATAACATCGAAGGAGTTGTTATAGGAGGTAAGGAATGCATGACAAGAATATCTGGTTTATGTAGaagctaaataaaaaatattcagtaTTAGGATTTGTATTCTATGTATGTTTATGTACAGTAGCAGGGAGAGGATTGAACTGGACAAACAGCAACTAGGGAGGCAATGCTTTCTAATCACAAGTAGCCTACTTCTATTTTTTTAACCTATCTATAATACCTGTCTGTACATGTTTTGATTAGTGTAGGGCACCtaatattgctttttatttaaattccaTGGTTTTGGCTAGATTATGCCACAAGATACATAAGTAGCAATAACACAGTTGCAGGTAGTTTACATGCATTATTTGGATAAATGGTTTTGCTGGAGGGAGCAAAGCAGTTAATTGTGCAGGCTGCCATATGCCTTGCAAAAGCTACTCCTCAGTGTAGCACGCGTCGGCATTTGCTGGTGGTGTTACATATTTGACTCCTGTCTATATTATAAGATTGGATATGTATATGAATGAAAGGTTGCAGGATAGAAAGGTCGGAATAGGATCTAGTAATACATGTGGTGTATGGATGAATTAACAATTGAAAAGATAATGGTCTCTGCCTTGACACACAGGACAAAAGGATAATTAAGCCTAGGGAACTGTGGAAGATTGAATTGAATGGAATTTATAACTAAAAGTGCCTTATATACCAGCACCGTATTATTGACCGTACATGATAGAAATCCAGTATAAGGATATTTGGTCAAGCTTGAATACAAGAGGAGCTTGAATAATTAGGCAGCTCTCTAGATACAATAAGCACCAACCTTCAGCACAATATTATCGAAATATTTGATTTTAAGCATTATAATTCATGTTACTAAAGAATCGATGTTCAATTGACTGGATATACAAGTGAAATAAACAGGCAACACACAACTTTGAAGGTTGATCTGCATTTTTAATACACTTTTCTTCAAACAGATATAATCACATAAGCATTATTTATATCTGCTTTTAATATCTTGCTGTTGTCTATAATTCGGGAACCCTTAggaataaaataacatattttaaatgaatatttatCATAGTTTTAAACACATGCcagagtgaccccccccccccccccccaaaaaaaaaaatcgctcTTTAAGCTTGGAACTCCCACATGGAAGAGCAAACTTTGCAAACATGAAAATGATGTTTGGAAATTGGTAGGTCTTCTAGGAATCCACAGATGCAGGACCAGATGATAGTATAAAACCAAAATCTATTGTAATTAGTTTTATACTCCTTGGGTTCTTAGGTGACTAATCTAGTCACCTCTTTCTTGCTTGCTATGTTATTTGAatagacattttcttttaaaCAGCTTCTGTAGTGTTGCTTGGTTGTATATGTGGCTATAGAGAAAAAGGAACAGGACAGGATGAGGGGATTTTATAGCACGTGTCCAATGGCTTCAGTGCTATTTTAGAGCTCACAATCTCCCTAAAAGGTCATTTATTCTCTGCATATTCACTTTGTGTCTCACAAGCACTGCATTCTAATGTGGCCATGATAagatgttgtattttttttatttgtggtaATGGACAGTCTATAACTTTCATGCCATGTTGAATTAGAAATCTTATTAATGGTGTTGTATAGCCTTCAGTAAAGAAAACAATAGTTTGCTTGGCAATTACTAATTTATATATCCGAATGTATCATATTAAAAATATGCAGTAAAAATGATCCTAGCATTTTCCTGCAGTTTCCTCTTGTGCTTCATGTGCGGCTCACAACATCTAACCACTATTGCTCCTACCGGGTAGGTGGCTGTGGAAGGGGAACAGTTATTCAAGGCATGGAG is part of the Mixophyes fleayi isolate aMixFle1 chromosome 10, aMixFle1.hap1, whole genome shotgun sequence genome and harbors:
- the ZFTA gene encoding zinc finger translocation-associated protein isoform X4, which produces MAERAKKKPAAEDMQPANLKEEEPEVTLGPHTGPARDSSSRSGKQEQDSPMMLFKEEAAGDGIKARTGPKKKRRRLPPVAKGTWRHVFGPERPQPSPPDKSQLEQYMNESIQQWFRLEFLMDYDCQGNKLHCMMCTTAIPSLSLTDIKHHILDTHPTSLQFSPTQKSVILEAWVNRKDTSVDELEMDEEMDDDEEEEDEEEAEEDLVKKDFTEDGQVESALTKKRLEKIVLKGTTKGEFRENDEDVQLIEEENLKLGKAEMVEEQKLDPREVQLVEGEEQTAGEVQLMEVEGEKSGKEQLLGEKAMKAKEEQLLEEEKRKARELELLEEQKKAREAQLLEEQQKAREAQLLEEQQKAREAQLLEEQQIAREAQLLEEQQKAREAQLLEEQRKAREAQLLEEQRKAREAQLLEEQQKAREVQLLEEQRKAREVQLLEEQQKTREAQLLEEQQKTREAQLLEEQQKAREAALLEEEQRKVKEVQLLEEEKKKAREVQLVEEEKMKAREAKLLEETNVREANRLDQEEQKAKEIQRLSMNQQNVEGERIVKIEDEQNVELIKSSKEDTQPTVKIIIVKKQREMEGQTWQKLHEEGKPQSVEPEKQIIQVQRVQQAPTVLGLGLPVLKVETRRPIIITRVSVIPEHTLLQTSKPSTSVADVSKTWRVIAPKVNLVEPKTQKTPSASTESSQWPAGVDPMIWEVSLWRGNSSYSSNRSQYNSYQMRWRSDYLMDFNGLRGSVVCMYCCSTLTVLKESSLKRHIIQKHPHTGNFTSEEKAAVILDWETKLSEIKKIAAKHNIEGVVIGDQLLNVIKKPDCDSVEEEEEEGSLTGVLPEGKGASWEFAFGRLQGKGKDPRKNQHDRWKLEYLMDYTPTKDGLVCMVCGVTLLNPKISTVKMHIQQKHPDTTYLSDQEKAVVMEEWEQKIAAGKKGDDCQDGEDEICIEINEDSSTSESNGSSVTYNDRSEIILPTSSKNAKFTMSLPPPCNSAKRNYQVRWRTEFMMDYDCRRQGLICMVCGGTLATLKVSTIKRHIVQVHPYSVDFTAEERQRILEAYSEMALHYIHSEECFKTQPQEEVKGRKRKAAAVEEA
- the ZFTA gene encoding zinc finger translocation-associated protein isoform X3 is translated as MAERAKKKPAAEDMQPANLKEEEPEVTLGPHTGPARDSSSRSGKQEQDSPMMLFKEEAAGDTSSINAMYPEPLDSYPGELFPISSSFTWSSPDSSGESRIHAGGIVQETCEERASRPDGIKARTGPKKKRRRLPPVAKGTWRHVFGPERPQPSPPDKSQLEQYMNESIQQWFRLEFLMDYDCQGNKLHCMMCTTAIPSLSLTDIKHHILDTHPTSLQFSPTQKSVILEAWVNRKDTSVDELEMDEEMDDDEEEEDEEEAEEDLVKKDFTEDGQVESALTKKRLEKIVLKGTTKGEFRENDEDVQLIEEENLKLGKAEMVEEQKLDPREVQLVEGEEQTAGEVQLMEVEGEKSGKEQLLGEKAMKAKEEQLLEEEKRKARELELLEEQKKAREAQLLEEQQKAREAQLLEEQQKAREAQLLEEQQIAREAQLLEEQQKAREAQLLEEQRKAREAQLLEEQRKAREAQLLEEQQKAREVQLLEEQRKAREVQLLEEQQKTREAQLLEEQQKTREAQLLEEQQKAREAALLEEEQRKVKEVQLLEEEKKKAREVQLVEEEKMKAREAKLLEETNVREANRLDQEEQKAKEIQRLSMNQQNVEGERIVKIEDEQNVELIKSSKEDTQPTVKIIIVKKQREMEGQTWQKLHEEGKPQSVEPEKQIIQVQRVQQAPTVLGLGLPVLKVETRRPIIITRVSVIPEHTLLQTSKPSTSVADVSKTWRVIAPKVNLVEPKTQKTPSASTESSQWPAGVDPMIWEVSLWRGNSSYSSNRSQYNSYQMRWRSDYLMDFNGLRGSVVCMYCCSTLTVLKESSLKRHIIQKHPHTGNFTSEEKAAVILDWETKLSEIKKIAAKHNIEGVVIGDQLLNVIKKPDCDSVEEEEEEGSLTGVLPEGKGASWEFAFGRLQGKGKDPRKNQHDRWKLEYLMDYTPTKDGLVCMVCGVTLLNPKISTVKMHIQQKHPDTTYLSDQEKAVVMEEWEQKIAAGKKGDDCQDGEDEICIEINEDSSTSESNGSSVTYNDRSEIILPTSSKNAKFTMSLPPPCNSAKRNYQVRWRTEFMMDYDCRRQGLICMVCGGTLATLKVSTIKRHIVQVHPYSVDFTAEERQRILEAYSEMALHYIHSEECFKTQPQEEVKGRKRKAAAVEEA